In Kushneria marisflavi, the following are encoded in one genomic region:
- a CDS encoding universal stress protein, which yields MSRTIIACFDDQARSDSAIGDYAAWAARRIEAPLCLLHVLEQKVITHEDYSGQIGLGTRERMLEERTEEEGRMIRQARDEGRQMLEALKARLTDDTLTPQTQQRHGVLAETLREQCQKEDLLVLGRCGHQHDHEDESTSLGAHLEDLAQHLDVPMLIAPARFQVPARAMVAFDGSERGLEQLSRLVKWGWLEGLETHVVHVSEPADKAPAERGAELLKAAGIDAQPVTLEGDAGRKLPAYAREQAIDFVAMGAYGHSSLRRFLMGSTTHRLLEAMPGAILLMR from the coding sequence ATGAGCAGAACCATCATTGCCTGCTTCGATGATCAGGCACGCTCTGACAGCGCCATCGGTGACTATGCGGCCTGGGCGGCCCGCCGGATCGAGGCGCCCTTGTGTCTTTTGCATGTTCTTGAGCAAAAAGTCATCACGCATGAGGATTATTCCGGCCAGATCGGGCTGGGGACTCGTGAGCGCATGCTGGAGGAGCGCACCGAAGAAGAAGGGCGAATGATTCGTCAGGCGCGTGACGAAGGACGCCAGATGCTTGAGGCGCTCAAGGCGCGTTTGACCGATGACACCCTGACGCCACAGACCCAGCAGCGCCATGGCGTGCTGGCAGAGACCCTGCGTGAACAGTGTCAAAAAGAGGATCTACTGGTACTGGGGCGATGTGGCCATCAGCACGATCATGAAGATGAAAGCACATCACTGGGCGCGCATCTGGAAGATCTGGCGCAGCATCTCGATGTGCCCATGCTGATCGCTCCGGCCCGGTTTCAGGTGCCGGCTCGTGCCATGGTGGCCTTCGATGGCAGTGAAAGAGGTCTTGAGCAGCTTTCGCGGCTGGTCAAATGGGGTTGGCTTGAAGGGCTCGAAACGCATGTGGTGCATGTCAGCGAACCGGCTGACAAGGCACCGGCCGAGCGTGGCGCTGAACTGTTGAAGGCGGCCGGTATTGATGCCCAGCCTGTCACTCTGGAAGGGGATGCCGGGCGCAAGCTACCGGCCTACGCTCGTGAGCAGGCGATCGATTTTGTCGCGATGGGCGCCTATGGACACAGCTCGCTGCGGCGCTTTTTGATGGGCAGTACGACCCACAGGTTGCTGGAGGCGATGCCGGGCGCGATTCTTTTGATGCGCTGA
- a CDS encoding NAD(P)/FAD-dependent oxidoreductase, giving the protein MNTTTDNAMTTSVPTPAETEMPLHDTDVAIIGAGPAGAVAAAMLARAGHRIIVIEATHFPRFSIGESLLPQCLMDLEMAGLAEVVSGAGYQMKNGARFVRGDERVNINFQDKSSEGTGQAWQVERADFDQRLIEAACERGAEVRFGQRVMAFDRHPEIPTLTIRDEQDHCWQLRARFVLDASGLAQVLGRLENTLEETHLTPRQALFTHLSLTPEACREHGFDRTKIQIGLHPQANVWYWVIPFANGRASAGFVGAPDELSRLAPPDADAPQRFQACLEAFGELDDWLDPATPHREVAALGGYSRNVTTLTGPGYAILGNAGEFLDPIFSSGVTIAVRSACLAVPLVRAQLEGQVVDWQKDFEHPLRHGIDTFRAFVDAWYDGRLPAIIFHPEPPAYLRRMISAVLAGYAWDDNNPFVSQPRRHLNTLAQLCGHAA; this is encoded by the coding sequence ATGAACACGACCACGGATAACGCCATGACCACTTCTGTGCCCACCCCTGCCGAGACCGAAATGCCTCTGCATGACACCGATGTGGCCATCATCGGTGCCGGGCCTGCCGGTGCCGTGGCGGCCGCCATGCTGGCCAGGGCCGGCCATCGCATCATCGTGATCGAGGCGACGCACTTCCCGCGCTTTTCCATCGGCGAGAGCCTTTTGCCGCAGTGTCTGATGGACCTTGAAATGGCAGGACTGGCCGAAGTGGTCTCGGGTGCCGGCTATCAGATGAAAAATGGTGCCCGCTTTGTCCGCGGCGATGAGCGGGTCAACATCAACTTCCAGGACAAGTCGAGCGAAGGGACGGGGCAGGCCTGGCAGGTCGAGCGTGCCGACTTCGATCAGCGCCTGATCGAGGCCGCCTGTGAGCGCGGCGCCGAGGTGCGTTTTGGTCAGCGGGTCATGGCCTTTGATCGCCACCCCGAGATCCCGACACTGACCATTCGTGATGAGCAGGACCACTGCTGGCAGCTCAGGGCCCGCTTCGTGCTCGATGCCAGCGGTCTGGCCCAGGTGCTGGGGCGGCTGGAAAACACGCTGGAAGAAACCCATCTGACGCCGCGCCAGGCCCTGTTCACCCATCTATCGCTGACGCCCGAGGCCTGTCGCGAACACGGGTTTGACCGCACCAAGATTCAGATCGGGCTGCATCCACAGGCCAATGTCTGGTACTGGGTGATTCCCTTTGCCAACGGCCGGGCCTCGGCCGGCTTTGTCGGCGCGCCTGATGAGCTTTCACGACTGGCGCCCCCGGATGCCGACGCGCCACAGCGCTTTCAGGCGTGCCTTGAGGCCTTTGGCGAGCTTGATGACTGGCTCGACCCCGCCACGCCTCATCGCGAAGTGGCAGCACTTGGCGGGTACAGCCGCAATGTCACCACGCTCACCGGGCCGGGCTACGCCATCCTGGGCAACGCCGGAGAATTTCTCGATCCCATTTTTTCCTCCGGTGTCACTATCGCCGTGCGCTCGGCCTGTCTGGCCGTACCGCTGGTCAGAGCACAGCTCGAGGGCCAGGTTGTGGACTGGCAGAAAGATTTCGAGCACCCGCTGCGTCACGGCATCGATACCTTCCGCGCCTTTGTGGATGCCTGGTACGATGGCCGACTGCCGGCCATCATCTTCCATCCCGAGCCACCGGCCTACCTGCGGCGCATGATCAGCGCCGTGCTGGCAGGCTATGCCTGGGATGACAACAACCCCTTCGTCAGCCAGCCGCGTCGCCATCTCAACACGCTGGCCCAACTGTGTGGACACGCCGCATGA
- a CDS encoding LolA family protein has protein sequence MSCRTRLRPLSLLVVTLPLWMAALPARAMSLETLADHLAAQGDVSGRFEQTRYLADLDTRIDGHGRYRFEQGDHVIWSLESPVEETMELSKSGIERNGEHINDDPAGVATLIMQLLNGQFSALAERFDITLEGDQADWHATLVPRQQGLANYLHTIDMHGDARLEQIGMAMADGDRLDIHLLPPNESPGASDAASQQVSSP, from the coding sequence ATGTCTTGTCGCACGCGTTTACGACCGCTGAGCCTTCTCGTTGTCACCCTCCCACTGTGGATGGCCGCCCTGCCGGCCAGGGCCATGAGCCTTGAGACTCTGGCAGACCACCTGGCCGCTCAGGGCGACGTGTCCGGGCGTTTCGAGCAGACCCGCTATCTGGCCGATCTGGACACCCGGATCGATGGCCACGGTCGCTATCGCTTCGAACAGGGCGACCACGTGATCTGGTCACTGGAGTCGCCGGTAGAAGAGACCATGGAGCTTTCAAAATCAGGCATTGAGCGTAACGGCGAGCACATCAACGATGATCCGGCCGGCGTGGCGACGCTGATCATGCAGCTGCTCAACGGCCAGTTCTCGGCGCTGGCAGAACGCTTTGACATCACGCTTGAAGGCGATCAGGCGGACTGGCATGCCACGCTGGTGCCACGCCAGCAAGGGCTGGCGAACTATCTCCATACCATCGACATGCATGGCGATGCGCGCCTTGAACAGATCGGCATGGCCATGGCCGATGGCGATCGCCTCGATATTCATCTGCTGCCGCCGAACGAAAGCCCCGGCGCCTCTGACGCCGCTTCGCAACAGGTGTCTTCGCCATAA
- a CDS encoding methyltransferase domain-containing protein, which translates to MTFKAALYGWTATTLRTLDHHGVRLRYPYRDRIMFENHILPAIAGDDSIRRVLMVGCGWYTHHYPSLLGDTEVTTIDLDAAKRPFGGDSHIVGNLTMLGDHIPDEGLDAVLCNGVLGWGLNELADVEQAFTACIDCLRPGGLLLLGWNDHPPYNRVSPEDIPAFAQLEPVRVPGLDAHRVVALPRNQHCFQAFRKPFSD; encoded by the coding sequence ATGACGTTCAAGGCAGCGCTATATGGCTGGACGGCCACGACCCTTCGCACGCTGGACCATCATGGTGTCCGGCTGCGTTATCCTTACCGTGACCGCATCATGTTTGAAAACCACATTCTGCCGGCCATCGCAGGCGATGACAGCATTCGTCGCGTGCTGATGGTGGGCTGTGGCTGGTATACCCATCACTATCCGTCACTGCTGGGCGACACCGAGGTCACCACCATCGATCTGGACGCCGCCAAGCGCCCCTTTGGCGGAGACAGCCATATCGTGGGCAACCTGACCATGCTCGGCGATCATATCCCGGATGAGGGGCTCGACGCCGTGCTATGTAACGGCGTGCTGGGCTGGGGGTTGAATGAGCTGGCCGATGTGGAACAGGCCTTTACCGCCTGCATTGACTGTCTGCGTCCCGGCGGATTACTGCTGCTGGGCTGGAATGACCACCCCCCTTATAACCGGGTCAGCCCCGAGGATATTCCAGCGTTTGCGCAGCTTGAGCCCGTCAGGGTGCCGGGGCTCGATGCGCACCGGGTCGTGGCACTGCCGCGAAATCAGCACTGCTTTCAGGCCTTTCGTAAACCGTTTTCAGACTGA
- a CDS encoding DUF3261 domain-containing protein: MTALFMSRRLWPAALLLMLTLLAGCGVPAMAPQSAPGWQGETQTLKRKLTITPFDASRPEQTLLSVIRLSDQGMRVVIATPTGQRLFTLVRDDQGARYTQSIMDEPPFPAKWFAQRLEWSLRPEADLQAVFKGSTWRVQDQRFEHGRVREILDGDTLMARIDTIDHPTDQAHDVLTDFQIGYRMVITPFGNTQNAGKTP, translated from the coding sequence ATGACAGCCCTTTTTATGTCCCGACGACTCTGGCCCGCCGCGCTTTTGCTGATGCTGACCCTGCTTGCCGGCTGTGGCGTGCCGGCCATGGCACCCCAGTCGGCGCCCGGCTGGCAGGGCGAAACACAAACGCTCAAGCGCAAGCTGACCATTACTCCCTTTGATGCCTCACGCCCCGAGCAGACACTGCTGTCGGTCATTCGTCTCTCTGATCAGGGGATGCGCGTGGTGATTGCCACGCCCACCGGTCAGCGGCTGTTCACGCTGGTACGCGACGATCAGGGCGCGCGCTACACCCAGTCGATCATGGATGAGCCGCCCTTTCCGGCCAAATGGTTTGCCCAGCGTCTGGAATGGAGCCTGCGCCCCGAAGCCGATCTGCAGGCGGTCTTCAAGGGCAGTACATGGCGGGTACAGGATCAGCGTTTCGAACATGGCCGAGTGCGCGAGATTCTGGACGGCGACACGCTCATGGCTCGCATCGATACCATTGATCACCCCACCGACCAGGCCCATGACGTCCTGACCGATTTCCAGATTGGTTATCGCATGGTCATCACGCCCTTCGGCAACACTCAAAACGCGGGAAAGACGCCATGA
- a CDS encoding SulP family inorganic anion transporter, with protein sequence MRGSIKQNWLSNIRPDVLSGLVVALALIPEAIAFSIIAGVDPQVGLYASFSMAVVISITGGRPAMISAATGAMALLMVTLVRDHGLEYLLAATILTGLLQILWGYLKLANLMRFVSRSVVVGFVNALAILIFMAQLPEITGANATLTVYAIMLGGLAIIYLFPYVPKVGKVVPSPMVCIVLMTAVAMIFGLDVRTVGDMGSLPDSLPVFLIPDIPLNLDTLMIIFPYALTLSMVGLLESMMTATIVDDLTDTPSDKNRECRGQGIANVATGFLGGMAGCAMIGQTVINVKSGGRTRLSTMTAGVGLLIMVVFLGPWVAQIPMAALVAVMVMVSIGTFDWGSIRDLPKKPLTTNIVMLATVAVTVATHNLAMGVLVGVLLAALFFANKIGRILQIDSVLAEQEGKQQRDYHVRGQVFFASTTRFADAFDVKEGVDRVCINVTHAHFWDITAVEVLDRIVMKFRREGIDVEVIGLNEASQTMVDRFGVHDKTDGIIEPGGH encoded by the coding sequence GGCACTGATCCCCGAGGCCATCGCCTTTTCCATCATTGCCGGCGTCGATCCTCAGGTCGGGCTATATGCGTCCTTTTCGATGGCGGTGGTCATCTCGATTACCGGCGGACGGCCGGCGATGATTTCGGCAGCCACCGGTGCCATGGCGCTTTTGATGGTGACGCTGGTACGCGATCACGGCCTTGAATATCTGCTGGCGGCGACCATCCTGACCGGGCTTTTGCAGATTCTGTGGGGCTATCTGAAACTGGCCAATCTGATGCGCTTTGTCTCCCGCTCGGTGGTGGTCGGCTTTGTCAACGCACTCGCCATCCTGATCTTCATGGCGCAATTGCCGGAGATCACCGGCGCCAATGCCACGCTGACGGTCTACGCCATCATGCTGGGCGGGCTGGCGATCATTTATCTCTTCCCGTATGTGCCGAAGGTGGGCAAGGTCGTCCCTTCGCCGATGGTCTGTATTGTGCTGATGACGGCCGTAGCCATGATCTTCGGGCTTGATGTGCGCACCGTGGGGGACATGGGCAGTCTGCCGGATAGCCTGCCGGTCTTCCTGATTCCTGATATTCCGCTCAATCTCGATACGCTCATGATCATCTTCCCCTATGCCCTGACCCTGTCGATGGTCGGGCTTCTGGAGTCGATGATGACCGCCACCATCGTCGATGATCTGACCGATACGCCCAGTGACAAGAATCGTGAATGCCGAGGCCAGGGCATTGCCAACGTGGCGACCGGTTTTCTGGGCGGCATGGCCGGCTGTGCCATGATCGGCCAGACCGTCATCAACGTGAAATCCGGCGGGCGGACAAGGCTTTCGACCATGACGGCGGGTGTGGGGCTTTTGATCATGGTGGTCTTTCTGGGCCCCTGGGTGGCACAGATTCCGATGGCCGCGCTGGTCGCCGTGATGGTCATGGTCTCGATCGGTACCTTTGACTGGGGCTCGATCCGTGATCTGCCCAAAAAGCCGCTGACCACCAACATCGTCATGCTCGCTACCGTGGCGGTGACCGTGGCTACGCATAATCTGGCCATGGGCGTACTGGTCGGCGTGCTGCTGGCGGCGCTTTTCTTTGCCAACAAGATTGGCCGAATCCTGCAGATTGATAGCGTGCTTGCCGAGCAGGAAGGCAAGCAGCAGCGTGACTATCACGTGCGCGGTCAGGTTTTTTTCGCCTCGACCACTCGCTTTGCCGATGCCTTTGACGTCAAGGAGGGGGTAGATCGGGTCTGCATCAACGTGACGCACGCCCATTTCTGGGACATTACAGCGGTCGAGGTACTGGATCGAATCGTCATGAAGTTTCGTCGAGAGGGCATCGATGTCGAGGTGATCGGGCTCAACGAAGCCAGTCAGACCATGGTCGATCGCTTTGGGGTACACGACAAGACCGATGGCATTATAGAGCCGGGCGGTCACTGA
- the fabG gene encoding 3-oxoacyl-ACP reductase FabG, with amino-acid sequence MSQTILITGASRGIGRAAALRLARDGFDIVVHYRHSEAGARAVADEITAMGRQARLLSFDVGDREQARACLEADIAEHGAYHGVVLNAGFHQDAPFPGMSDEQWDSVLNVDLGGFYNVLRPLVMPMIQRRKPGRIVVLSSAAGVIGNRGQVNYGAAKGGLIAASKSLALELAKRKITVNCIAPGWVNTDMTDNIDVDIKKIVPMQRMGDAEEVAGVISFLCSKDSSYVTRQVIAVNGGLF; translated from the coding sequence ATGTCACAGACCATCCTGATTACCGGCGCCAGTCGCGGCATCGGCAGGGCGGCCGCCCTGCGTCTGGCACGCGACGGTTTTGATATCGTCGTGCACTATCGCCACAGCGAGGCCGGCGCACGTGCCGTGGCCGATGAAATCACCGCCATGGGTCGCCAGGCACGCCTGCTGTCATTCGATGTCGGCGACCGCGAGCAGGCACGCGCCTGTCTTGAGGCTGATATCGCCGAGCACGGGGCCTATCATGGCGTGGTGCTCAACGCCGGCTTTCATCAGGATGCCCCCTTCCCGGGCATGTCTGATGAGCAGTGGGACAGCGTGCTCAACGTGGATCTGGGCGGGTTTTACAACGTACTCAGGCCGCTGGTGATGCCCATGATTCAGCGTCGAAAGCCCGGTCGCATCGTGGTGCTCTCCTCCGCCGCCGGCGTGATCGGCAATCGTGGGCAGGTCAACTATGGCGCGGCCAAGGGCGGCCTGATCGCCGCCAGCAAATCGCTGGCGCTTGAGCTGGCCAAAAGAAAGATTACGGTGAACTGTATTGCGCCGGGCTGGGTCAATACCGACATGACCGATAACATCGATGTGGACATCAAAAAAATCGTCCCGATGCAGCGCATGGGCGATGCCGAGGAAGTGGCCGGTGTCATCAGCTTTTTATGCTCGAAAGACAGCAGCTACGTGACCCGCCAGGTGATTGCCGTCAACGGCGGACTGTTCTGA
- a CDS encoding ApeP family dehydratase, translating to MPESSPESVWPPVASLVPHQGPMCLLDHVINADEHHIVAAVTPSSGDLFAGTRGIAVQVALEWMAQASAAWSTLQPREGGTPRQGMLLGARRFEANTDYLSFDCPLEVRVSVDTVADSGLGTFEGVLYRSGDTPEHDWLARATLSVLQTPDDA from the coding sequence ATGCCTGAGTCCAGCCCGGAATCTGTCTGGCCACCCGTGGCCTCGCTGGTGCCGCATCAGGGGCCGATGTGTCTGCTCGACCACGTCATCAATGCTGATGAGCACCATATCGTGGCCGCCGTAACCCCCTCATCCGGGGATCTTTTTGCCGGCACCCGCGGCATTGCGGTACAGGTGGCACTGGAATGGATGGCCCAGGCCTCGGCGGCCTGGTCAACCCTGCAGCCTCGCGAGGGCGGCACACCCAGACAGGGCATGCTGCTGGGCGCTCGACGATTCGAGGCGAACACTGATTACCTGAGTTTTGACTGCCCGCTGGAAGTCAGAGTCAGCGTGGACACCGTCGCCGACAGTGGCCTGGGCACCTTTGAAGGAGTGCTCTACCGAAGTGGTGATACCCCCGAACACGACTGGCTGGCCAGGGCAACGTTGAGTGTTTTACAGACCCCGGATGACGCATGA
- a CDS encoding MMPL family transporter produces MRSLRLPALLWGLVLTICLIFSAWQLLRGASLDTRITALLPETHQSPGVDRANDQLSAPFTHRFVLLLDAEQPGEAAAELASDLEAAGVVSELRYRPGDYQLDSLLEVLGPSRYRLLSDDLRATIDSGDTDDLRRQSLSSLVMPTGIDQHPVRDPFGLLNRWLDSQLSTRFDTQGDLVTLKVDGRNLVVMTATLSGNAWDTGLQDRLTDAIASFQKTHPEAHLWRSGMVFHAADGAHQARSEISTIGLGSLIGVLLILLVVFRSPVTIATLLLPLATGGVFALAITLWWFQGIHLLTIAFGSSLIGVAIDYALHLQCARVLAGRTFRLRTMLPGLALGLVTSVMAYVVQAFTPMPGLRQMAVFAGCGLIGAWLTVVLWLPMTRVRTTPGTQTLAGRLWQVLERLRGRLGPRLALVLAVIAVVIAGVRLQSDDSLRLLNTSSQQLLGDEALIQRELGRDTGTVYLLITAHDSEGFLGRVESLDPMLDRLVKDGHLSSHTSLADHVPSGARQSANLERTRTLYQQQLDRVYASAGLPPALYERAMAMLETSPPLTLDHWLASPLGESDQRLWLGDIGKGQVAGMITLNGRLDSAGRQQLESLARSDEHIELVDRVEQISNVLGKLRRQIAQWVAGALVVLTLMLALRYRWRTWRVIAPAGGAILTVLTLYALLGVPLNLFHQLALLLVLGIGLDAGIFMQEHPRAHHAWLAITLSIISSLLAFGLLAFSATPVLHHIGMTTLIGLASVWLLTALVQHRLPGDQTTTSDHEHDHG; encoded by the coding sequence ATGCGCTCGCTGCGACTGCCGGCACTTCTATGGGGGCTGGTGCTGACGATCTGTCTGATCTTCAGCGCCTGGCAGCTGCTGCGCGGGGCAAGTCTTGATACCCGCATCACGGCACTGCTGCCCGAGACCCACCAGTCTCCCGGGGTTGATCGCGCCAACGATCAGCTCAGCGCGCCCTTTACGCACCGGTTTGTGCTGCTGCTCGATGCCGAGCAACCCGGAGAGGCGGCGGCCGAACTGGCCAGCGATCTGGAGGCGGCAGGCGTTGTCAGCGAACTGCGCTATCGCCCGGGCGACTATCAGCTCGACAGCCTGCTCGAAGTACTGGGGCCATCGCGCTATCGGCTGCTCAGTGATGATCTGCGCGCGACCATCGACAGCGGTGACACCGATGACCTGCGTCGTCAGTCGCTGTCCTCACTGGTCATGCCCACCGGAATCGACCAGCACCCGGTGCGCGACCCCTTCGGACTGCTCAACCGCTGGCTCGACAGCCAGCTCTCCACCCGCTTCGATACGCAGGGCGATCTGGTCACGCTCAAGGTCGATGGCCGAAACCTGGTTGTCATGACCGCAACACTTTCGGGTAATGCCTGGGATACGGGGCTGCAGGATCGTTTGACCGATGCCATCGCAAGCTTTCAAAAGACGCACCCAGAAGCGCATCTTTGGCGCTCCGGCATGGTCTTTCACGCCGCCGACGGCGCCCATCAGGCCAGAAGCGAGATCAGTACCATCGGGCTGGGCTCACTGATCGGGGTACTGCTCATTTTGCTGGTGGTGTTTCGCTCACCGGTCACGATCGCCACCCTGCTGCTGCCACTGGCAACCGGCGGTGTGTTTGCACTGGCAATCACCCTGTGGTGGTTTCAGGGCATTCATCTGTTGACCATCGCCTTTGGCAGCAGCCTGATCGGCGTGGCCATCGACTACGCCCTGCATCTTCAGTGCGCCCGAGTGCTGGCCGGCCGGACATTTCGGCTGCGCACCATGCTGCCGGGGCTGGCGCTTGGTCTTGTGACCAGCGTCATGGCCTATGTGGTCCAAGCTTTCACCCCCATGCCTGGGCTTCGTCAGATGGCAGTGTTTGCCGGCTGCGGCCTGATCGGCGCCTGGCTGACCGTGGTGCTGTGGCTGCCCATGACGCGCGTGCGCACCACTCCAGGTACGCAAACACTGGCCGGGCGGCTCTGGCAGGTGCTCGAGCGTCTTCGTGGTCGGCTCGGCCCGCGCCTGGCACTGGTACTGGCCGTGATCGCCGTTGTCATTGCCGGCGTGCGCCTGCAAAGCGATGACAGCCTGCGTCTGCTCAACACCTCTTCACAGCAGCTGCTCGGCGATGAAGCGCTGATTCAGCGCGAGCTAGGACGCGATACCGGCACCGTCTATCTCCTGATCACGGCTCACGACAGTGAGGGCTTTCTCGGTCGGGTGGAGTCGCTTGACCCGATGCTGGACAGGCTGGTGAAGGATGGCCACCTGAGCAGTCATACCAGCCTGGCCGATCACGTTCCTTCAGGAGCACGTCAAAGCGCCAATCTTGAACGCACCCGCACGCTTTACCAGCAGCAGCTTGATCGCGTATACGCCTCGGCAGGTCTGCCGCCGGCACTGTACGAACGCGCCATGGCCATGCTGGAAACATCACCACCGCTGACGCTGGATCACTGGCTGGCCAGCCCCCTGGGCGAGAGTGATCAGCGCCTGTGGCTGGGCGATATCGGCAAGGGACAGGTCGCCGGCATGATCACGCTGAACGGCCGACTCGACAGTGCCGGACGCCAGCAACTGGAGAGCCTGGCGCGTAGCGATGAACATATCGAGCTGGTCGACCGGGTCGAGCAGATCAGCAACGTGCTGGGCAAGCTGCGCCGCCAGATCGCGCAGTGGGTGGCCGGCGCGCTTGTGGTGCTGACCCTGATGCTGGCCCTGCGCTATCGTTGGCGCACCTGGCGCGTCATTGCACCAGCCGGCGGCGCCATTTTGACCGTGCTGACGCTCTATGCCCTGCTGGGCGTGCCGCTTAATCTGTTTCATCAGCTGGCGCTGTTGCTGGTGCTGGGAATCGGGCTGGACGCTGGCATCTTCATGCAGGAACATCCCAGAGCGCACCACGCCTGGCTTGCGATCACGCTGTCGATCATCTCGAGTCTTCTGGCCTTTGGCCTGCTGGCCTTCAGCGCCACGCCGGTACTTCATCATATCGGCATGACCACCCTGATCGGCCTTGCCAGCGTCTGGCTGCTCACGGCGCTGGTGCAGCATCGCCTGCCTGGGGATCAGACAACGACTTCCGACCATGAACACGACCACGGATAA
- a CDS encoding beta-ketoacyl-ACP synthase → MTRKDCRLSSPAVICSLGGDHDTIMKALATGQRGLTNSERYTPGRVLALGDITTALVSSKGWPVEHTSRNNRLIATALAALSPQLDEALKHHAPDRIAVVMGTSTSGISETEAAIARTGPGNDFDEHYRYAHQELGAPAHFIRAHLGLSGPAWTISTACSSGARALSAARRLLLSGQADAVIAGGADTLCHLTVHGFDALGAISDTPCQPFTADRCGINIGEAAALFIVTREPGGIQLTGYGESSDAHHISAPAPDGHGAIAAIRQALDMAGRTPGDIDYLNLHGTATTHNDAMEALALHDVFGSRQPPASSTKALTGHTLGAAGALEAAFCWLALEHGFLPRHVHDQPLDASLMPLSLVDAGITGQPRVALSNAFAFGGNNAALVLERHDA, encoded by the coding sequence ATGACGCGTAAGGATTGCCGACTCTCCTCGCCGGCCGTGATCTGCAGCCTCGGCGGAGACCACGACACCATCATGAAGGCGCTGGCCACAGGGCAGCGCGGGCTGACCAACAGCGAGCGCTACACGCCAGGGCGCGTACTGGCGCTGGGCGATATCACGACGGCGCTGGTCTCGTCCAAGGGCTGGCCGGTCGAGCATACCAGCCGCAATAACCGCCTCATTGCCACGGCACTGGCGGCGCTGAGTCCACAGCTGGATGAGGCGCTCAAACACCACGCCCCGGATCGCATTGCGGTGGTCATGGGCACCAGCACCTCGGGCATCTCCGAAACCGAGGCGGCCATCGCCCGTACCGGGCCCGGCAACGACTTTGACGAACACTATCGCTATGCCCATCAGGAGCTGGGCGCGCCGGCCCATTTCATTCGCGCGCACCTCGGCCTCTCGGGGCCCGCCTGGACCATCTCCACGGCCTGCAGCTCTGGCGCCCGGGCACTGAGCGCGGCTCGACGCCTGCTGCTCTCAGGCCAGGCCGACGCCGTGATCGCCGGCGGCGCCGACACCCTGTGTCACCTGACCGTCCATGGCTTTGATGCGCTGGGCGCGATCAGCGATACACCTTGTCAGCCCTTCACGGCGGACCGATGTGGCATCAACATCGGCGAAGCGGCGGCGCTTTTCATCGTCACCCGCGAGCCCGGCGGCATTCAGCTGACCGGCTACGGGGAAAGCTCGGACGCCCATCACATTTCGGCGCCAGCCCCGGATGGACACGGCGCCATCGCCGCCATCCGTCAGGCGCTCGACATGGCCGGCCGCACTCCCGGTGATATCGACTACCTCAACCTGCACGGCACGGCGACCACACATAACGATGCGATGGAAGCGCTGGCCCTTCATGATGTGTTTGGCAGCCGCCAGCCGCCGGCCAGCTCGACCAAGGCATTGACCGGCCATACGCTGGGCGCGGCCGGTGCGCTTGAAGCCGCCTTTTGCTGGCTGGCGCTGGAACACGGCTTTCTGCCGCGCCATGTTCATGATCAGCCGCTCGACGCCTCGCTGATGCCCCTGTCGCTGGTAGATGCCGGGATCACCGGACAGCCGCGCGTGGCGCTTTCCAACGCCTTTGCCTTTGGCGGCAACAACGCCGCTCTGGTGCTGGAGCGTCACGATGCCTGA